The genomic segment ATTAATAAAAATCCACGGGCTTACCCGGCATCCGGCATGCGCCGGACAAGTGCGCCGGGCAGGCTGCCCGTGGTATTTTTGTCGGGAGATGTTCGCCTCTGGCGATATTTTTACTCGCTTCATTGATGGACTTACCCGGCACCCGGCATTCGCCGGGCAAGTACGCCGGGCAGGCTGTCCCTTGATGAAGCGCCAGCACGATAAAGGTTCCGGCTACTATCTCCTTAAACATCTCATGAACCGATTCGTAGGCTCGAGCAGCGGTTTGCACGATTAGAAAGAATGTGATTTCATGGAAACCAATCAAACAAATCTGATGGACTGTCTTTCCAATGAAAATGTGGAGCAGGCTCTGGCTGCGGGGCGTGCGGCGGATGCGGCTGAAGTCAAACGTATTATTGAAAAAGCCCGGACAAAAAAAGGCCTGACCGCCCAAGAGACTGCGGTACTGTTGTATCAGGATAATAATCCTGATGTGGTGAAAGAAATTATGGATGCGGCCCGTCAGATTAAAGAAGAAATTTACGGGAAACGTATTGTGTTTTTTGCACCACTTTACATCTCAAATTTTTGTGCTAATAATTGTTTGTATTGCGCCTATCGGCGCGACAACACCGAGATCACGCGTAAAACACTGACCCCTGAAGAGATTGCCAGGCAGGTCGAGGTTTTGGAAGATCAGGGACACAAGCGGCTGCTTTTGGTGGCCGGGGAAACCAATTCTTTTTTGGATGTTTTAAATGCGCTGGAGACCATTTATGCAACACGCACCGGACAAGGAGAGATTCGCCGGGTCAATGTCAATATTGCACCGCCTACGATTGAACAATTAAAAGCATTGAAAAAGACCGGGATCGGAACCTATCAGTGTTTTCAGGAAACCTACCATCATGCCACATACCGGCAAATGCATCCGGATGGTCCTAAAGCGGATTATCAGTGGCGCCTGGAAGTCATGGACCGGGCCATGCAAGCCGGGGTGGATGATGTCTCCACCGGGGTTTTGCTGGGATTGTATGATTATCACTATGATGTCACCGCGTTGATTATGCACGGGCTCTATTTGGACCAGACCTATCGTGTCGGGCCGCACGCAGTCTCTGTGCCGCGTCTGAGGGTCGCGCACGGCACACCCCTTTGTGATGACGTTAACTTGAACCAAAATCGTTATCTGCTTACAGATCAACAGTTTCAGCTGGTGGTGGCCGTGATTCGGATGGCGTTGCCCTATACCGGTGTGATTCTTACAACACGCGAAACACCTGCCATGCGCAATCGTTTGCTCAATGCCGGCGTTTCCCAGATTTCGGCAGGCAGTCATACCGAGGTGGGCGGTTATTCCGGGGAATTGTCAAAGCATGCCGGACAGTTTGAGATTGAAGATGTCCGCTCATTGGAGGATGTCATTTTGGATGTCATTGCCAGTGGAAACATCGCTTCCTTTTGCACGGCCTGTTACCGGGTGGGACGGACAGGTGAGAAAATCATGGATTTACTCAAACCCGGGACGATTAAAAATTTCTGTCTGCCCAATGCGGTGTTGACATTCAAGGAATATTTGGTGGATTATGCCTCGCCGGAAACCCGGGAAAAGGGTAAGGCCTGTATTGACAAGCTGCTGCAGGGATTGGATAATGATGTGAGAGAAGAGACACAGCAGCGGCTTGGCAAGATTGAACAAGGCGAGCGTGATCTCTACTTTTAATACGACGACAGGAAGATGATGCCCACACAGAGCGAGTATACGCTTCATTATCATGAGCGCCAGTATCCCTGCTGTTTGCAAGCCAACCGGCGGAACCGCAGCATCAAGATTAAGGTGGAGCCGTATGAGGCGGATGATGGTGCTATGGCGTGTGATGGTTTTTCAGGTATGGATAGTATTGGCGAGGAACAGATTGATCTGTTTTCCGCCACGGCCCAGCCTGGATGTCAGATTCATGTATCGTTTCCACCCCGGGTTTCCAACAAAGAAGTGATCCAAGTGATTGAGCAGCATGCTACCTGGATTCATGAACAAGTCAAACAATTCTCCCGTGATCAAAAAAGTTATCGTGGTCGGCTGAAAAACGGGTGCCATTTACTTTACCTTGGGAAAAAATACACACTTTTGTTGTGGCCGGGCAATTACGCCTCGGAAGAGGTTGATGTGATGGGGAATTGCATCTGCTGCCGGGTGGAGGATATCGGACCGGATAATATACGCAAAGTTTTAAAAAGTTGGTATCAGCAAGAGGCGCGGACCATGATCGAGTCCCGCGTGGACCAATGGGCCGACAAGGTCACTCGGAAGTTTTTTCGTGTCCGGTTTGGCGAGCCCAAGACGCGCTGGGGA from the bacterium genome contains:
- the hydG gene encoding [FeFe] hydrogenase H-cluster radical SAM maturase HydG — translated: METNQTNLMDCLSNENVEQALAAGRAADAAEVKRIIEKARTKKGLTAQETAVLLYQDNNPDVVKEIMDAARQIKEEIYGKRIVFFAPLYISNFCANNCLYCAYRRDNTEITRKTLTPEEIARQVEVLEDQGHKRLLLVAGETNSFLDVLNALETIYATRTGQGEIRRVNVNIAPPTIEQLKALKKTGIGTYQCFQETYHHATYRQMHPDGPKADYQWRLEVMDRAMQAGVDDVSTGVLLGLYDYHYDVTALIMHGLYLDQTYRVGPHAVSVPRLRVAHGTPLCDDVNLNQNRYLLTDQQFQLVVAVIRMALPYTGVILTTRETPAMRNRLLNAGVSQISAGSHTEVGGYSGELSKHAGQFEIEDVRSLEDVILDVIASGNIASFCTACYRVGRTGEKIMDLLKPGTIKNFCLPNAVLTFKEYLVDYASPETREKGKACIDKLLQGLDNDVREETQQRLGKIEQGERDLYF
- a CDS encoding M48 family metallopeptidase encodes the protein MMPTQSEYTLHYHERQYPCCLQANRRNRSIKIKVEPYEADDGAMACDGFSGMDSIGEEQIDLFSATAQPGCQIHVSFPPRVSNKEVIQVIEQHATWIHEQVKQFSRDQKSYRGRLKNGCHLLYLGKKYTLLLWPGNYASEEVDVMGNCICCRVEDIGPDNIRKVLKSWYQQEARTMIESRVDQWADKVTRKFFRVRFGEPKTRWGSCSQNGIVRFHWKLVMAPRYVMDYVIIHELAHLERMDHSTVFWALVRTHCSRVDDARQWLKQNSHKMRL